The Penaeus chinensis breed Huanghai No. 1 chromosome 21, ASM1920278v2, whole genome shotgun sequence genome has a window encoding:
- the LOC125036746 gene encoding peritrophin-55-like isoform X1, producing the protein MFDIKFHSLVASLSLLVVAGVSHGLPAAVTAPPQVAAQCPYTPGPIPLLLPNPVDCGSFYMCSWYGTALLQHCPPMLHFNAKLQVCDSPANANCVQRTTAAPVSITTTAASISNMTSAVPVSNVTTVVPTSNITTASPISTVTTPVTIANATTAVPSPL; encoded by the exons ATGTTCGATATTAAGTTTCACAG CTTGGTCGCGTCTCTGTCGCTGCTGGTCGTCGCAGGAGTGAGTCACGGCCTCCCAGCCGCCGTCACGGCCCCTCCTCAGGTGGCCGCTCAGTGCCCCTACACGCCGGGGCCGATCCCTCTGCTGCTGCCCAACCCCGTCGACTGCGGCTCCTTCTACATGTGCAGCTGGTACGGGACGGCCCTGTTGCAGCACTGTCCTCCTATGCTACACTTCAACGCCAAGCTGCAGGTGTGTGATTCTCCTGCAAACGCCAACTGTGTCCAGAGAACCACAGCCGCTCCTGtttccatcaccaccactgctgcCTCAATATCTAATATGACTTCAGCTGTTCCAGTCTCCAACGTAACTACAGTTGTCCCAACCTCCAATATAACTACAGCTTCTCCGATCAGCACTGTAACCACACCTGTTACTATCGCCAATGCGACCACTGCTGTTCCTTCTCCTTTGTGA
- the LOC125036749 gene encoding mucin-5AC-like translates to MHFNRLVASLVFLTVAGVSRGSPVVVTAPPEVAALCPYTPGEYPLLLPNPVDCGSFYMCSWYGTAFLQYCPAGLHFNVNLQVCDYPDHADCVQRTTAAPVNVTTAVPVNVTTAVPVNVTTAVPVNVTTAAPVNVTTAVPVNVTTAVPVNVTTAVPVNVTTAVPVNVTTAVPVNVTTAVPVNVTTAVPVNVTTAVPVNVTTAVPVNATTAVPVNVTTAVPVNVTTAAPVNMTTAVPVNITTVVPVNVTTAVPVNVTTAAPVNVTTTAPVNVTTAVPVNVTTAAPVNMTTAVPVNITTAVPVNVTTAVPVNVTTASPVNVTTAVPVNVTTAVPVSKVAAAAKVPV, encoded by the exons ATGCATTTCAACAG GCTAGTCGCGTCCCTCGTGTTCCTGACGGTCGCGGGAGTGAGTCGGGGGAGCCCAGTCGTCGTCACAGCCCCTCCTGAAGTGGCCGCCCTGTGCCCCTACACGCCGGGAGAGTACCCTCTGCTGCTGCCCAACCCCGTCGACTGCGGCTCCTTCTACATGTGCAGCTGGTACGGGACGGCCTTCTTGCAGTACTGTCCAGCTGGTCTCCACTTCAATGTCAACCTGCAGGTGTGTGACTACCCGGATCACGCCGACTGCGTCCAGAGAACTACAGCTGCTCCAGTGAATGTCACTACAGCTGTTCCAGTCAACGTAACCACAGCTGTTCCGGTTAATGTAACCACAGCTGTTCCAGTCAATGTAACCACAGCTGCACCAGTGAATGTCACTACAGCTGTCCCAGTGAATGTAACCACAGCTGTTCCAGTCAATGTAACTACAGCTGTCCCAGTTAATGTCACTACAGCTGTTCCAGTCAATGTAACCACAGCTGTTCCAGTCAATGTAACTACAGCTGTCCCAGTGAATGTCACTACAGCTGTTCCAGTCAATGTAACCACAGCTGTTCCAGTCAATGTAACTACAGCTGTCCCAGTTAATGCCACTACAGCTGTTCCAGTCAATGTAACCACAGCTGTTCCAGTTAATGTCACTACAGCTGCTCCAGTCAATATGACTACAGCTGTTCCGGTCAATATAACTACAGTTGTTCCAGTCAACGTAACCACAGCTGTTCCGGTTAATGTAACCACAGCTGCACCAGTTAATGTAACCACAACTGCACCAGTTAATGTAACTACGGCTGTTCCAGTCAATGTAACTACAGCTGCTCCAGTCAATATGACTACAGCTGTTCCGGTCAATATAACTACAGCTGTTCCAGTCAACGTAACCACAGCTGTTCCAGTTAATGTAACCACAGCTTCACCAGTTAATGTCACTACAGCTGTTCCAGTTAATGTCACTACAGCTGTTCCAGTCTCCAAAGTAGCTGCAGCTGCTAAAGTTCCAGTGTAA
- the LOC125036747 gene encoding peritrophin-1-like — MQFISLVASLSLLIVAGVSHGLPAAVTAPPQVAAQCPYTPGEYPLLLPNPVDCGSFYMCSWYGTALLQHCPPMLHLNAKLQVCDSPANANCVQRTTAAPVSSTTSAAPFSNVTSTVSVSNITTVVPTSNITTASPISNVTTPAPIANATTAVRSPL, encoded by the exons ATGCAGTTCATCAG CTTGGTCGCGTCTCTGTCGCTGCTGATCGTCGCAGGAGTGAGTCACGGCCTCCCAGCCGCCGTCACGGCCCCTCCTCAGGTGGCCGCTCAGTGCCCCTACACGCCGGGAGAGTACCCTCTGCTGCTGCCCAACCCCGTCGACTGCGGCTCCTTCTACATGTGCAGCTGGTACGGGACGGCCCTGTTGCAGCACTGTCCTCCTATGCTACACTTGAACGCCAAGCTGCAGGTGTGTGACTCTCCTGCAAACGCCAACTGTGTCCAGAGAACCACAGCTGCTCCTGTTTCCAGCACCACCTCTGCTGCTCCATTCTCCAATGTGACATCAACTGTTTCTGTCTCCAACATAACTACAGTTGTCCCAACCTCCAATATAACTACAGCTTCTCCAATCAGCAATGTAACCACACCTGCTCCTATCGCCAATGCGACCACTGCTGTTCGTTCTCCTTTGTGA
- the LOC125036748 gene encoding peritrophin-44-like — translation MKFHSLVASLSLLIVAGVSHGLPAAVTAPPQVAAQCPYTPGPIPLLLPNPVDCGSFYMCSWYGTALLQHCPSVLYFNAKLQVCDSPANANCVQRTTAAPVSSTTTAASISNVTSAVPVSNITTAAPTTNITTAVPIHNATAAVISPA, via the exons ATGAAGTTCCACAG CTTGGTCGCGTCTCTGTCGCTGCTGATCGTCGCAGGCGTGAGTCACGGCCTCCCAGCCGCCGTCACGGCCCCTCCTCAGGTGGCCGCTCAGTGCCCCTACACGCCGGGGCCGATCCCTCTGCTGCTGCCCAACCCCGTCGACTGCGGCTCCTTCTACATGTGCAGCTGGTACGGGACGGCCCTGTTGCAGCACTGTCCGTCTGTGCTGTACTTCAACGCCAAGCTGCAGGTGTGTGACTCTCCTGCAAACGCCAACTGTGTCCAGAGAACCACAGCTGCCCCCGTCTCCAGCACCACTACTGCTGCTTCAATCTCCAATGTGACATCAGCTGTTCCTGTCTCCAACATAACTACAGCTGCCCCAACTACCAATATAACTACAGCTGTTCCAATCCATAATGCGACCGCAGCTGTTATTTCTCCAGCGTGA